Proteins encoded in a region of the Mycoplasma mobile 163K genome:
- the grpE gene encoding nucleotide exchange factor GrpE, producing the protein MKERQTDFFNFGDKITFDYTAKVTKDNLEWSKKNIFLTLGENTFLPNFDFHFLTIPFSDKLIINYKFSDFYFDKKLSGKEVEFSIQIQKREASSDKNLQSKNLIIDAINVQRDFSEKNKSSDNLEILNKQIEDKNDLIINLEKKVFDLTLENKKNIDDFNEKAKSFAKKAQEELDKYKLELKSFLENEFEEKKKFSFQKLFENIINPLNNFRLAIDAGSKQENSSIKSYVQGFEMLLNQTINILESYGLIIIRPEIGDTFNPEVHNAVELREEGTPNRILKINSLGYQFHERVLKPASVIVSK; encoded by the coding sequence ATGAAAGAAAGACAAACAGATTTTTTTAATTTTGGAGACAAAATAACATTTGATTATACAGCAAAAGTTACTAAAGATAATTTAGAATGAAGTAAAAAAAATATTTTTCTCACTTTAGGAGAAAATACTTTTTTACCAAATTTTGATTTTCATTTTTTAACTATACCTTTTAGTGATAAGTTGATAATCAATTATAAATTTAGTGATTTTTATTTTGATAAAAAATTATCTGGTAAGGAAGTAGAATTTTCAATTCAAATTCAAAAAAGAGAAGCGAGTTCAGATAAAAATTTACAAAGTAAAAATCTAATTATTGATGCTATCAATGTTCAAAGAGATTTTTCAGAAAAAAATAAATCAAGTGATAATTTAGAAATTTTAAATAAACAAATTGAAGATAAAAATGATTTAATAATTAATTTAGAAAAAAAAGTTTTTGATTTAACTCTTGAGAACAAAAAAAACATTGATGATTTTAATGAAAAAGCAAAATCTTTTGCAAAAAAAGCACAAGAAGAATTGGATAAATATAAACTAGAATTAAAATCATTTTTGGAAAATGAATTTGAAGAGAAGAAAAAATTTTCATTTCAAAAATTATTTGAAAATATTATAAATCCTTTAAATAATTTTAGATTGGCAATTGATGCTGGTTCAAAACAGGAAAATTCTTCCATTAAGTCATATGTGCAAGGTTTTGAAATGCTTTTAAATCAAACAATAAATATTTTAGAATCTTATGGACTAATAATTATAAGACCAGAAATAGGAGACACCTTTAACCCTGAAGTTCACAATGCAGTTGAATTAAGAGAAGAAGGAACACCAAATAGAATTTTGAAAATTAACTCACTAGGCTATCAATTTCATGAAAGAGTTTTAAAACCAGCTTCAGTTATTGTTTCGAAATAA
- a CDS encoding APC family permease gives MKKNIQILQKKIGFWSALAVLVGSVVGIGIFFRNGSVATAVEYNGVGWLLAWILGAIIALFTAISYSEIGSIISKKRFSGLSYWATKFGGSKFGYFVRFNFSFFNLPIIIVVLGFFISEFFFLFLSWSGVPGISLTSNPNALTTPIYIHVLFGTFLSILYIVINKISLKIVAIHQNIVTVLKFAPIILAIIIGLVFANKAGNSFPTNPSEAGNAFQNSNFNFGNVLKSLPSVLFAFDAFLIVGSLSNKVKGGSKTISKVVIIGMIFSAIIYILLTIASILHNAKSIGDLITSAISNDAAKAINIFLFLFIFISGIGVVNGITSAYVTEMENGSYLQTWFGAKFLVKKIGNYWTGVAFTAISYVFWWLIFVIPALIMNSDELFDAATNFVTIFFFGIYAIIVLLYLLKRKEYDSTKKVNKYLFYIASWTSIIGITITVFAQYVVGIQDAIELGSNSAGLGVFVKTNSIKNIDYIIMNFIFLSIFFLLPTINFFLIKFFEKRNAFIIQKEEFENSEIFIANNEENNQLKSKKKFFFIKNK, from the coding sequence ATGAAAAAAAATATACAAATTTTACAAAAGAAAATCGGTTTTTGATCTGCTTTAGCTGTTCTTGTGGGTTCAGTAGTCGGAATAGGAATTTTCTTTAGAAATGGTTCTGTTGCAACAGCAGTTGAATATAATGGAGTAGGATGATTACTTGCTTGAATTTTAGGAGCGATTATTGCTTTGTTTACAGCAATTTCTTATAGTGAAATTGGCTCTATAATTTCAAAAAAAAGATTTTCAGGTCTTTCGTATTGGGCTACAAAATTTGGAGGAAGTAAATTTGGTTATTTTGTAAGGTTTAATTTTTCTTTTTTTAACTTGCCTATTATTATTGTAGTTTTAGGTTTTTTTATAAGTGAATTCTTTTTTTTATTTTTATCTTGATCAGGAGTACCGGGTATAAGTTTAACTTCTAATCCGAATGCTTTAACAACACCTATTTACATTCACGTTTTATTCGGTACTTTTTTATCTATTTTGTACATTGTAATTAATAAAATTTCTTTAAAAATTGTTGCAATTCATCAAAATATTGTTACAGTATTGAAATTTGCTCCAATTATTTTAGCAATAATTATAGGTTTAGTTTTTGCAAATAAAGCTGGAAATAGTTTTCCTACAAATCCTTCTGAAGCAGGAAATGCTTTCCAAAATTCTAATTTTAATTTTGGAAATGTCTTGAAATCTTTACCATCTGTTTTATTTGCTTTTGATGCTTTTTTAATTGTTGGATCTCTTTCGAATAAAGTAAAAGGAGGATCAAAAACAATTTCAAAAGTAGTTATAATTGGAATGATCTTTTCAGCGATTATTTATATTTTACTAACAATAGCTTCAATTTTACATAATGCAAAAAGCATAGGAGATTTAATTACTAGTGCTATTTCAAATGATGCTGCAAAAGCAATAAATATCTTTTTATTTTTGTTTATTTTTATTTCAGGAATTGGTGTAGTGAATGGAATAACTTCAGCCTATGTTACTGAAATGGAAAACGGTTCTTATTTGCAAACTTGATTTGGAGCTAAATTTTTAGTTAAAAAAATTGGAAATTATTGAACAGGAGTGGCATTTACGGCTATATCTTATGTTTTTTGATGATTAATTTTTGTAATACCTGCTTTGATAATGAATTCAGATGAATTATTTGATGCAGCAACTAATTTTGTAACAATATTTTTCTTTGGAATTTATGCAATAATAGTTCTACTTTATCTTTTAAAAAGAAAAGAATATGATTCGACTAAAAAAGTTAATAAATATTTATTTTACATTGCTTCATGAACTTCAATTATAGGAATTACAATTACTGTTTTCGCACAATATGTTGTAGGAATTCAAGATGCAATTGAACTTGGTTCTAATTCTGCAGGTTTAGGTGTTTTTGTTAAAACCAATTCCATTAAGAACATTGATTATATAATTATGAATTTTATTTTTTTATCTATTTTTTTTCTTCTACCAACAATAAATTTTTTCTTAATAAAATTTTTTGAAAAAAGAAATGCTTTTATAATACAAAAAGAAGAATTTGAAAATTCAGAAATTTTTATTGCAAATAATGAAGAAAATAATCAGCTAAAAAGTAAGAAAAAATTCTTTTTTATTAAAAATAAATAA
- a CDS encoding APC family permease, translated as MIKKIGFFTALTILVGTMVGIGIFFKNNSISTIVKGNGIAWLISWILGAIIAIFTALSYVEISTAKPKEKSGGLSYWASIFSGKKLAYLTRFNLAFFYYPIFVVVLGIFASQIFFQFLNLIAPNRFENISVWIHVIFGISISMIYFILNKISIWIAGIHQNIVTILKFIPLFVAIIVGLIFANTNNIGGSNAFNQGAFDFSRALFAIPSVLFTLDAFLIVATITHKVKGGEKTVTKVVLIGMVFVSIIYILVTIASILHNSGTVEKLIQNSLAIGFSNGIAIFVNFFIFISALGVINGMFTGFIGETENSTYSFTWFGSKILTKKFGPKKAMSFFYLFSYSFWSLIIFIPAITLNSDSIIETISNFPTLFFFLVYGLVIFFYAIKRHKTTETKKINSVLFYFISIFSMIGIVVAIFSQFIVLIIDASTLPNIEGAFGTIGIKLTNLQLMITTIIFIILFFLLPYINFLLIKYFEENLQKKSTIKTTKMDKSKKTLQENF; from the coding sequence ATGATCAAAAAAATTGGGTTTTTTACAGCTTTAACTATCCTTGTTGGAACAATGGTAGGAATAGGAATATTTTTTAAAAATAATTCAATTTCTACTATTGTTAAGGGTAATGGAATTGCGTGATTAATTTCGTGAATTTTAGGAGCAATTATTGCAATTTTTACAGCGCTATCTTATGTTGAAATTAGCACTGCTAAACCTAAAGAAAAATCAGGAGGACTTTCTTATTGAGCATCAATTTTTTCTGGAAAAAAATTAGCTTATTTAACAAGATTTAACTTAGCATTTTTTTATTACCCAATTTTTGTCGTTGTCCTTGGTATTTTCGCAAGTCAAATTTTTTTCCAATTTTTAAATTTAATCGCACCAAACAGATTTGAAAATATTAGTGTTTGAATTCATGTTATTTTCGGAATTTCTATTTCCATGATTTATTTTATTTTAAATAAAATTTCAATTTGAATTGCTGGAATTCATCAAAATATTGTAACTATTTTAAAGTTTATTCCTCTTTTTGTCGCAATTATTGTTGGGTTGATATTTGCAAATACTAATAATATTGGTGGATCAAATGCATTTAATCAAGGTGCATTTGATTTTTCAAGAGCTTTATTTGCAATTCCTTCTGTTTTATTTACTTTAGATGCTTTTTTAATTGTAGCAACAATTACTCACAAAGTAAAAGGAGGAGAAAAAACTGTTACAAAAGTAGTTTTAATTGGAATGGTTTTTGTTTCAATAATTTATATTCTAGTAACAATTGCTTCAATTTTGCACAATTCAGGAACTGTAGAAAAACTTATTCAAAATTCTTTGGCCATTGGATTTAGTAATGGAATTGCAATTTTTGTCAATTTCTTTATTTTTATTTCTGCTTTAGGTGTAATAAATGGAATGTTTACAGGTTTTATTGGAGAAACTGAAAATTCAACATATTCTTTTACATGATTTGGGTCAAAAATTCTTACAAAAAAATTTGGACCAAAAAAAGCAATGTCATTTTTTTATTTATTTTCTTATTCATTTTGATCGTTAATAATTTTTATTCCAGCTATTACTTTAAATTCTGATTCAATAATTGAAACAATTAGTAATTTTCCAACATTATTTTTTTTCTTGGTTTATGGACTTGTAATTTTTTTCTATGCAATAAAAAGACACAAAACAACCGAAACAAAAAAAATAAATTCTGTTCTTTTTTACTTTATTAGTATTTTTTCAATGATAGGAATTGTAGTGGCGATTTTTTCACAATTTATTGTTTTAATAATCGATGCTTCAACTTTACCTAATATTGAAGGAGCTTTTGGGACTATTGGTATCAAGTTAACAAATTTACAATTAATGATCACAACTATCATTTTTATTATTTTATTTTTCTTATTACCTTACATTAATTTTTTACTAATTAAATACTTTG
- the dnaK gene encoding molecular chaperone DnaK produces the protein MAKEKIIGIDLGTTNSVVAILEDKTPRVLENPNGKRTTPSVVSFKNDDIIVGEVAKRQLETNINTIASIKRKMGTSETVKINDKEYKPEEISAMILSYLKDYAEKKIGSKIKKAVITVPAYFNNAQREATKTAGRIAGLSVERIINEPTAAALAFGLDKTDKEQKILVYDLGGGTFDVSVLELANGTFEVLSTSGDNFLGGDDWDNEIVKWLIGKIKLEHKYDVSKDKMAMARLKEEAEKAKINLSTTSTTSINLPFLAVTDSGPINVEVELKRSDFEKMTQHLVERTRKPVRDALKEAKLKSEDLHEVLLVGGSTRIPAVQEMLQHELNKKPNHSINPDEVVAIGAAIQGAVLSGDINDVLLLDVTPLTLGIETQGGIATPLIQRNTTIPTTKSQIFSTAADNQSEVTINVVQGERQMAADNKSLGQFNLGGIEKAPRGTPQIEVSFSIDVNGIIKVSATDKKTNKIQTITIENSTSLTEEEIKKMIDDAEKNKEADAKKKEKIDVTVRAETLINQLEKTIKDQGDKIDPKEKEQTEKEITNIKDLILQDKIDELKIKLDQIEEVAKAFAQKAASKETSKNEQNEDGSIDAEIKEEDPKA, from the coding sequence ATGGCAAAAGAAAAAATTATAGGAATTGATTTAGGAACAACAAATTCAGTTGTTGCAATCTTAGAAGATAAAACTCCAAGAGTTTTAGAAAATCCTAATGGAAAAAGAACAACCCCATCAGTTGTTTCATTTAAAAATGATGACATTATTGTTGGAGAAGTGGCAAAAAGACAGTTAGAAACAAACATAAACACAATCGCATCAATTAAAAGAAAAATGGGTACAAGTGAAACTGTTAAGATAAATGACAAAGAATATAAACCTGAAGAGATTTCAGCAATGATTCTTTCTTATTTAAAAGACTATGCAGAGAAAAAAATCGGATCAAAAATTAAAAAAGCAGTTATAACTGTTCCTGCATATTTCAATAATGCGCAAAGAGAAGCAACTAAAACTGCCGGAAGAATTGCTGGACTTAGTGTTGAAAGAATTATTAATGAACCAACTGCTGCAGCTTTAGCTTTTGGACTAGATAAAACAGATAAAGAGCAAAAAATTCTTGTTTACGATTTAGGAGGGGGAACTTTTGACGTTTCTGTTCTTGAATTAGCTAATGGAACTTTTGAAGTTCTAAGTACAAGTGGAGACAATTTTTTAGGTGGGGATGATTGAGACAATGAAATTGTTAAATGATTAATCGGAAAAATTAAATTAGAACATAAATATGATGTTTCAAAAGATAAAATGGCAATGGCTAGATTAAAAGAAGAAGCAGAAAAAGCAAAAATTAATTTATCTACAACATCTACAACATCAATTAATTTACCCTTTTTAGCAGTAACAGATTCAGGACCTATTAATGTTGAAGTCGAATTAAAAAGAAGTGATTTTGAAAAAATGACTCAACATTTAGTTGAAAGAACAAGAAAGCCTGTTAGAGATGCTTTAAAAGAAGCAAAATTAAAATCAGAAGATTTACATGAAGTTTTACTTGTAGGGGGTTCAACAAGAATTCCTGCTGTTCAAGAAATGTTGCAACACGAGTTGAACAAAAAACCAAATCATAGTATTAATCCAGATGAAGTAGTAGCAATTGGTGCTGCTATTCAAGGGGCTGTTCTTTCTGGAGATATTAATGATGTTCTTTTATTAGACGTTACACCTTTAACTTTAGGAATCGAAACACAAGGTGGGATTGCTACTCCTTTAATTCAAAGAAATACAACTATTCCTACAACCAAATCTCAAATTTTTTCAACAGCAGCAGATAATCAATCTGAAGTTACAATTAATGTTGTTCAAGGTGAAAGACAAATGGCTGCAGATAATAAATCATTAGGTCAATTTAATTTAGGTGGAATTGAAAAAGCACCAAGAGGAACTCCTCAAATTGAAGTTAGTTTCTCAATTGATGTTAATGGTATTATTAAAGTTAGTGCAACTGATAAAAAAACAAACAAGATTCAAACAATTACAATTGAAAATTCAACATCTTTAACAGAAGAAGAAATCAAAAAAATGATCGATGATGCAGAAAAAAATAAAGAAGCAGATGCTAAGAAAAAAGAAAAAATTGATGTAACAGTAAGAGCTGAAACTTTAATTAACCAATTAGAAAAAACAATTAAAGATCAAGGTGATAAAATAGATCCGAAAGAAAAAGAGCAAACTGAAAAAGAAATTACAAACATTAAAGATTTAATTTTGCAAGATAAAATTGATGAACTTAAAATAAAATTAGATCAAATTGAAGAAGTGGCAAAAGCCTTTGCACAAAAAGCAGCTTCAAAAGAAACTTCTAAAAACGAACAAAATGAAGATGGTTCAATTGATGCTGAGATAAAAGAAGAAGATCCAAAAGCATAA